A segment of the Populus nigra chromosome 12, ddPopNigr1.1, whole genome shotgun sequence genome:
CAAAACTTTTCCAGGATAGATCATTGCCCAGAATCCAGAGCTATTGAGTGAgcaaacatgaaaataatagtTGCTTTGTGCACATTAACTACAAGTGATATCTAAGATTTCAACTATAAACTGTGACTTTACAAAATGTCTTCCTAAGCAAccattcttttcctttcctttttctctccttttcttttcgccCAACATGTAGTAGAAGTCTTTGTTGCCTATTTATGGCCATAACTCCTTACCAATAACAGACATTGATAATACCagaaaacttttgattgctcCATGAAggcactataaaaaaaaaacataaaagctaATAGAGATGTTAATTTTCCCAAGAAATCCTGAGCACAAGATACaggataaaagaaaacaacttaCTACTCGACCTAGAAGGAACAAGAAACAGACTATATTAGAATCTGAACAAGAAAAGGCTCTTCAGATGTCACAGAACAAGTGAAACACCTTTGTAGCTAGCCATCGGATCTCTGAACAACCTTGTGCAACTAGAGCTGCCATAGAGTTATTGCCAAGATTCATTCCTTCAACAATTCCAGCGGCTATGGCAAGTACATTTTTTAGTGCCCCTGCAATTTCTACCCCTGTAACATCCCTGGAGTAATCAGAGGTTATAAACTGAACACGTACTCCTGAGTACATACATTCTCTCAACTTTCAGAAATATAAACCAGTAAAACTTTCACCACATATAGATGCGAGGCTTTGTTTAGACAATGAAACAGCTGATATGATGAATCACATAAAAGTATTACACATGTCATTGCTAGAAATAGACCAATTTGATGCATGGAGTCAACTAAAACAATAATGGGGAAATGAGGAATTAACATTATTAAGCAATCTATGATATTTGTCCAAGTTCTATTTCATGCCTTGTCTCACCCAGCAGTTTATCCAATCAAGTCTTTCCATGGGCCAGATGCTGTTGAGTAGTTAAATGCTCAATTGAAGTGGGATTCAGAAGAAAGAGAAGCATGTAAgtttatgcatataaaatttGACTCcctttaatttaatgaaattagtATACCTTGAAGTGCTGATTCTCAAGTGAGATGAAGCTAATAGCTGCTGAGTAGCATGTGCCAATTTCTTGTCCTTTGATGCCACCACCATTGCTACAAATGCAAAAGGCAATAAAAgaccaaacaataaaaaaatcaataccatCTAAACATGATTAAAAGTAGAACACATGGTTTCTGCAAAGGTATCATTTAATACTCAAGTCACCTGTCGGTAACTTGTTCATCAATTCCAGAGCAAAAGAAGGCCCggataacaaaacaaaaggttgGTAAGGATTCCCCAATGCTTGGGGAATAATCTGAGACATCATCCTCAATGTATTAAGTTCTAAGCCTTTACTGAGGGATATGAAAGGCAAGTCAGGATCAACATATTCTGCAATACCCTCAAGAAATGATGAACTAAACTGCATTAAGAGAGCCAAAAGTTATGAAGaataaaatgcaattttaattCTAATATCAACGCATCAAGAAAACACAGAGCAGTGCTATCAAAGAACCTGCACAGGCACAGCATGAAGGCAAAAGTCTGCATCAAGCAAAGCAGCTTTTGCATCGGTGGTGGCAATTACATTATCGGGCAGTTTATGTTCCGGGAAGTACTTGCTAATTGCAGGagaacgcaaaaaaaaaaaacattacaataaaaatttaaaaaacacaacattCTAGAAATGAAAGTAAAAATGGAAGCATACAAGACCTAGTCCTACCAATTACAGTGATTTTCATTTATAGACTGACAGAGTAAAGGGTCACGCAGAAGCATTTGAACTTCCAAACTAGACTTTCTGTAAGCAACATGGGCAGCCATTGCCGTACCAAAAGATCCTCCACCAAGCACTACCACCTATAAAAACACGATCAATATGAACATAGAGCCAACAAATTCTCAAATGGGGCAATTATCCAAGTAATCTTGATTCTTGAAGCTTGCTAGCAGGAGTACAAACTTTGCTACCATGTGAAGCAAAAGCAAACACACATAGACATAGGAGTACTTCTCTAAGTCATTTTTCAGGGAAtgttgataaattttaaataaacatactAAATGAATTAGAAACAGAACTAACAACACAACAAAAAGAGGGAAGAGAGAACCTTGTTAGTGCGTTCAAGAAGGTCAGTTTTGTTGTTCTTGGAGCGCCAGGAGCGGGACCAACGGACGAGCTTCTCCCAAGCAATTTGAACTACTTTGCGGCGATCCTGCTGGGACCCCTCATCAGGAGCACGGGTACTTGCTACAGCAGTGGAGTGgggtcctttttctttttcttcttttgagatTGCAGAAGAAGTAACAGTTGAAAGAAAGCAAATTGTGGTAGTGGGAGtgaatggtggtggtggtggtggtggtgttttGGAAGGAAAATTATGAAGTCTTAGAGAAGTTTTGGAGGAGGAGAGAAATTGGTGGTGGTTACAGTTCAAGAATGGAGGAGGAGGGAATTCAAGAAGAAGCGCCGCCATTGGTTACAaaattgaacttaaaaaaacagGAATTAGAGAGAGTGACTGAGACTGGCTCAGACCTCCTGTCCTCTGTTTGTGTTTTACTATGTTATGCTTGATTTTATCCCTTCTGTTTTTTCTCTGGTGCTGCCAAATATTGCAAATTGCTAATTGCAAAGCGCGCGTGTTAattccattatttatttatttatttaaataaacacttaaattaaaaataattacagaataacaagatttaaaaaaaaatcaatgaaatagcTCAGTTTAGAATTAGGAAGTATGACATTTCATGGATGTCATGATTTAATTGCAATATgttgtgaaatttaaaaatattagtagaATAGCAAATTATTAATTGCAAAGCCTTAGAGTCACTGTATTTTCTTCTACAAAGTTATAATTTCATTCTAATTTTGATAGATACCAagggtttttttagataattattttattttgatgagtaATAAATagggtataaatattatttaactcaATCCAAACTTAACCTTAGATATATACATTTATATCATACAAATATATACTTGCGgtcgaataaaaaaataatttgaacataacaaaataattatgaaaatcaatttaaaattaactaaatattgaacaatgaaatttataagttttgataaagaatttttgaataaagagaaatataaaaacattgattGAAATAAGATGGattaaaggaaataaataaaatattaataagaatgATGGaacaacttaaaataaaagCTTTTAAGAATGAGGGActtgaaagtaaattaaaatgaatcattagacaaaaaaaaacatgaaagaatgAGAGGGGGCCAAGATGTAATTATAGAAAATTTAAGGCAATGGTGCCGTAAAAAAGAATTGTACATATAGGTACAAGGAGtggttaatttataaaatttattggttCAAAGAttgtttaaagtttataatcTAAAGGAATTACTCAATATCACACAAGtccaaataattcaaaattcaattccAAAGGAATTACTTAATTGATAACATagtcaataataaaatttatttgtatgcTATTTACCTCTCAcaacttatatatttttctaagaatGAAATCATGTAAACTTATTTTTCTTGGAAGgtaagagaatatatatatatatatatatatatatatatatatataaaagtgggGAGAGCCCTATGtatgaaaaattgaaagaaaatatgaaatgaccttttattttattttttgttgttcaaaAGGGTTCAAAGTTTTGATTTGAGAGTtttagagggaaaaaaagatttttaaagttttcGTATATGTGCGGTGTCAAGAAGATTATCCTCCCGGGTCGGGATCTTtctaataatgataaaataacaaggaattctttttttagtaaaaaaaaaaaaacagagttgccatttaatattttgatcactagaaaTCTTAACTAGTCTCATATTCTAGATAAGGGAACTGATTGCATATAGAGAAAGTATTAACACTCCAAATACGCCTTACATGATGTAagctatattatttatttttttgatataaactaAGATAATTTTGTGTTTCTAACTGTTGGTCTgtttaaggtttaagaaaagttttttttaataagaaaatttttatcttattaggtTAAAACCTAACTGTCTTAatgttaaaacataaaaataaaagaaactgtatttttatttaatatagagAATATATCTTATGTATAAGTTTATAATTctgaatattaacaaaaacaaaataatttatttttgatgtttttaaaatgtaaatcaaGTTATAATGAATAATCATTgatcaatttttgtttaaatcctGACCCATGGGTTGAGCTCCATAGCATAAAACCAAGCTTGGTCCAAAAGGGTTAAAAGAGCTAATGGCCCagccttcctttttctttcaaagaAAAGGGGATAAAAATCCATATCCATAAACAAAGAAAGCCCTTCATCAACCTAATAATTGGATGCTAACACCTTGTTTCTAGAAcatttaaacatgaaaaaaacttcTGTCACATTATTTCCTTACCAAACAAAAGCATTAAACTATTATATGCAACTAACTACCATGACTgcaaattcaacaaaacaagaaatgatATACTTCACTAACTCTGCTGCACCGGTTTTTGGAGAGTTCTACGCTGCTGCTAATGGTGTTGCTGGCATCCGTTGCTCACGGTGTTGCTGCTGTCGTTCTCGGCTGGAACAGGAGGTCACGGTGGGGCTGCTGAAGACTTTGCTGATGTAACTCTCGTCCACAATGCTGGTGCAGAGCTGCTGCTGGAAGAGATATCACCGTGGCTGCTACTGGACTGAAGTTGTGATGCTGCTGGAGCTGGACTACAGCTGGAGCTGAAGGAGGAAGTTGTACTGCTGTTCGGCTCACGATGCAGATGAGAAAGAAGAAGCTCGTGAACTGGACGAGATGCTGCTGGACTATGGAGGACAACTCACGGTGCAGCTAAACAAGAAAGACACGGTGGTTTTGAGGGAGGCTGGTGCTGCTTCAATGGAGGTCACAGTACAGATACATCAATGGAGGTCACGGTGGTGAAATGGGCGTTGCTGCTGGAAGACCGTCTGAGACGCTGCTGTGTTGGAAGTAGCTGGTGCACGCTGCTGCTGGTTCCTCCTCAAACTGCGGAGCTGGAGGTGGTGGAGCTTGCTGCGCAGTTGCGTAAGGATTACTCTTCCTCAAACACGGATGATGCCATTGCTCTTGGCTGAACTGGGCTGTCGCTTATGATGAAAGGGCTCTCGGTTACTGTTGCTGCGAGGATGAAGAAATAGAAAGAGCTGGTGAGGGGTTTTGACAGAGAAgagcagaaaaaagaaaaagaaaaaacgagGCTGGTGTTTCCTTGCCGTGATAAGGGTGAAGGCTGAAGTGTGATGGGTCTGTAGGCGTGGAAGAAAATTGCAATGGTGGCTGGCGTGGAGGAAGCTGGCGTAGCTGCTTCGCTGACGGTAGAAGTGTCAAAGGAAATACCTACACATTTAATACCCGTAGTTTCTTTATCTTGACAGTTATGGTATACAAATTTATTCTTTCCTTGATTGGAATATATTAGCTGTACGCTATAATTAGATCAATATATATGGCAGGTTAGTTGTTTTTGAGGGCTGAAGATTAgctgtattctttttttttttagtttgtaaaTTCTAtctataaaatagaaaattctCAATGAAGAGACATGATTTTATTCAGAAAAGACTCTAAACTGTTATGGTATCAAAGCTAaaactctaaattattatttgttctcAAGTTTTTTAGTCTTTATTATTCTTAATCAAAGTTCTCTTGACCTCATGTCTTAAGATAAGTTTGATGTTTCTATAATTTGTTCTCTTGACCTCATGTCTTAAGATAAGTTTGATGtttctataatttgtttcaataacAAGAACTACTCGgctttggtattttattttaggatttttatcAAAGGTAAGAAGCTGTGAGGACATGTTGATGGAAGTAACCCAGCTCCAGATAAAACCAAAGACATAGACGAGCACTCCAAGTGATAAGTAAAAGACGTTTAACTTATGGCTTGGATTTTAGGATCTGTCAAACCTAACATCATCTTGAACCTTCAATCCTTTCAGACTGCAGCTCAGATGTTGACTTACCTGAAGAAAATCTACAGCAAACAAAACACTACTTGTCGGTTTGAGCTTGAACATGATTGGGCACTCTTCAATAGGATAGTCtttctatgtttgatttttactctagattcacTAATCTTTGGACTAAATACACTTATATAGTTTATGTTGGCTTACCATCTGAAGGTTTTAGCTCTGTTTAATCTATCCATGAAACTACTTAGAGGATCAGCTTCTGATGAAGCGGAGACCTGAATTTGAAGGCACTAGATCCAACCTGATGAACCGAGAATCTGTTCCCTCATTGGATACATGCCTCAATGATCTCCTTCGCAAAGAACAACGCCTTCTCACTCAAACCACTATGGAACAACAACGATCTACATCTATTCCTGTGGCCTATGCACCATAAGGTAAGCCAAGAGGTAGGGATATGAGCATTATTCAGTGCTTCTGTTGTAAGGGATTTGGCCATTATGCTACAAATTATCTCTGAAGATTCTGCAACTACTACAAAAAAGATGGCCATATCATCAAAGAATGTCCTACTCGACCTCCTAAGAAAACAGAGACAACATATACTGTCTCAATTGGCTCTTCACTTCTAACACAAAatgcttctatttttttccaattcgtGACTCCTGCCATGATTCAACAAATGATCATTTCTTCATTTTCAGCTTTAGGACTCTCAGGTAAAAATCTTTCTACATCATCTCCTTGGTATTTTGATTTCGGGGCTTCCAATCATATGACAAACAATGTTGCTTCTCTTACCAATGTCAATGAATATTTTGGAAATCTCAAAATTGATACTGCTGATGGCAATCATTTACCTATCACGGCCACTGATGATGTTTCTCCCTCTCTCACTGATGTATTTGTATCATCTAATCTCACCACCAATCTTGTGTTTGTCGGTcagttggttgaaaatgattgtaaACTGGAATTCTCTAAATCTAGTTGTGTTGTGCAAGATCAACAGTCAAAGAGGATGATTGCGAGGGGGTATAAAGTGGGACTTTTCCCTCTTTAATTTCCTTCGtctcctttttctttgtcctttgtCACTTGTAATTCTGCTCATGTTGATTATTGAGCGTGGCATAAATGTCTCGGACATCCAAACTTTAATGTTCTTCATGATTTACTGAAATCTGGTTTTCTTGGGAATAAAGAATCACCATCTCTTAGtgttgttcaatttgattgCGATTCTTGTAGGCTTGGCAAAAGTAAAACTCTGCCCTTTCCTATTCACACACAACATGTAGTATAACCTTTCGATTTGATACATAGTGATGTATGGGGTATGACACCAGTCACTTCTCATGCTAATTAAAATACTTTGTCACTTTTATTGATGACTATAGTCGTTTCACATGGATTTGTTTTATTCATTCTAAAGATGaagtattttctatttttaagattttttatgcaTATATCTAGACCCAATTTTCGACCCAAATTAAAATCCTTTGTTTTGACAATGGGGGTGAGTGTATGTCTTATTTGTTTCAGGACTTCTTACAGAATCATGACATCATCTCTCAACGATCTTGCCCTTTCAACACCTCAATAAAATGGGATGgctgaaagaaaaaatcatcatcttcttgATGTTGTTCGCACTCTTCTGTTAGAGTCGTCTACACCTTCTTGTTTTTGGTGTGAAGCTTTCTCTACTACTGTCCACCTTATCAATAGATTACATTCCCTCACATTAAACCATGACACTCCTTTCATTAGGTTGTTTGGTCATCCTTCAACTTATTCCAACCTCCATACCTTTGGTTATATATGTTATGTTCATCTTCTTGCACATGAATGCACAAAACTCACAGGTTAGTCAATTCAATGTGCTTTCCTAGGATATTTAGTACACTAGAAAGGTTTTCTTTGCTATGACCCAAATCTGCATCGcatttaaatttctaaaaatatgatCTTTCTAGAAAACCAATATGTCTTTTCCATGCATCAAGATCCTGTTCCACCTTCATTTTATGTTTGCCTATGTTTACTAACTCTTCTGCAGCTCCAGTCCCTTCTAAGCCTCTTCTAGTATATCAACAACGCTTATCTACTACTTCCCACCAGCCTTTAAACCTTCTCGAGCCCCCTTAAGTTCCTTCCTTGACTGCTACTCATGTTCCAGCAACTGCAACTCCCTCATATTGACAAAGTACTCAGGTTTGTAGAACCCTCGATAGGTTTAGTTACTCTCCACCTTCATCCTTCATAGCCATCTTATCTTCTATTTCTCTTCCTTCATCTTATAAACAAGCAATGAAGCATTAGTGTTGACGAAAAGCTATTGAAATTGAACTTCTCACACTTAAAGAAAACCAAACTTGGGATGTTGTTCCATATCCCTCATTTGTGAATCCCCTTGGcagtaaatttttgttttctatcaaGCTTCATTCTACTAGGTCCATAGAATGTTACAAGGCTCGGTTAGTGGCATTTGGCAATAAACAAGAATATGGTCTCAACTAGGATGAGACCTTCGTACTAATCGCCAAAATGACCACTGTTTGAACTATACTTACCCTTGCTACATCTCAATCCTAGCCCTTACATCAAATAGATGTCGAGAACGCCTTCCTTTATGGTGATCTCAAAGAAGAAGTTTACCTGAAACTTCCTTCTAGAATACCTACTTCCTCATCTAATGATGTTTGCAAACTAAAATGTTCTTTGTATAGTTCATACAAGCACCAATGAATCTTCATGTATCTGCTGTCCACAACATAATTCGCTACCTTCTTAGCACACCTAGTCATGGCTTATTCTTCCCTACAGGTTCTTCACTTTAGCTACAAACCTATAATGATGCTGATTGGGTTGGCTGTCAGACACCAAGAAATCTACTACTGGATGGTGTATGTTTCTTGGTAATACCTTTATCTCATGGAAATGCAAGAAATAGGACCACATCTCCAAATCATCTACTGAAGTAGAGTACCGAGCCATGTCTGCTGATTGCTCTGAGATCATTTGGTTGCGTGGTCTCCTCATAGAACTCGGTTTTTATCCAGTTCATCCTACTCCACTCCATGTTGACAACACTAGTGCCATCCAAATTGCAGCCAACCCCATTTATCACGAACGCACCAAGCATATTGAGGTTGACTGTTACTCAATCAAGGAAGCATATGATCATCAGATTATCACCCTTCCGCATATCTCAATTACTCTACAAATTATAGATATCTTCACCAAATCCATGCCCTGTTAACGCCATCATTTCCTCATTGGAAAATTGATGCTTGTCGATTTACCAGCATCAATTTGAAGGGGGGATGTCAAAGGAAATACCTACACATTTAATGCCAACAGATTCTTTGCCTTGATAGTTATGGTATACAGATTTATTCTTTCCTTGTTTGGGATATACTAGCTATAGGCTATAATTAGATCAATGTATATATGGTAGGTTAGCTATTTTTTAGGGTTGAAGATCATCATGTATTCTTTCCTTTCTTAGCTTGTAAATTCTGCCTATATAATGGGAAATTCTCAATGAAGAGACACAATTTTATTCAGAAAAGACTCTAAATTGCCAGGAAGATGGTTGTGGACGTAGGGAAGGGCCTAATGTTGATTACTGGGTCATTTCTAGGTTGGTTTTAGGTTGGGAAAATTAAGGAGAAGGCCGCTGCAGTCTTGGCTCCCCCTAGGCCACTCAGGGGGAATATATCGCAGCTATTTATTGAagataaagacaaaaaaaatatcatgttatgcAACTTAGAATAGTATTAGGTTgtgatttttaaagataatcttcaggatttttttatgtcattaaagatgaaattttttcttaaagtgAAGTAAAAATATAAGGgtataaattgatataaaatatatatgttatggACAAAATTTTGGCATGCTCTGCAACTAACCAAGGGAGGAACAAGGCTAGTTTTGTAGGTGAAACAATGTTGGGTGGTGTTTTTAAATGAGAATCTACAGGTGTTTTTAGTGCCATTAGAGCTGCAATTTTGGTTTAGAATGAAGTATAAATACCAATGTATAAGTTGGTATAAGATTTGTGTGGTATGGTGAAGCGGTAAGGGAGAAATTATGGCTGAAAGATGCTCACTTGgacatctctttttttaatgggaAGAAGATGGTGAATAGggaaattgatatatattttttaaattgttccCTAAGTCTTTGGAACTTTATAATGGAACCCCAAATTAGTCCTAATCTTttggattccttgcaattttACCCATAACATTCTTTAATTAAACCCTCAAATTTCAGCACTTTTTACAAAGTGGTCtttggtttctaattttttcaatgtggtcctgaattgaacttcatattttaaatttctttaaattaaaccCTTGACCAATTTAGCCTTTTAAACTTTCAATTGTGTCCCTAATATTTCATCTTTatgaattgatttgaattaggcctccaaactttatttttcttcaattgagtcATTGATTAAATCCATACAActcattaaaagtttaattaattccTTGAACTTGATTAATTCTTCCAATTTATATCTAATTGActtttaaactaaatttttcttcaattaagtcatTAAATAAGTCAATCAAACCTATTAGgagtttaattaagtctttaGACTGAATTAATTCTTCTAGTATTTTGGTCTTTTGCAGGTCGAAAGCTTGTTTCCTCATGTTTCGAAaacatttttggattttatattttatatttttttggattttttaataaaaaataaaaatatactctttttagaaaacaaatttaggGGGTCCAAAGTTGGGTTATGACAAAAGCATAACTGAAGTTTCTTGAAAAACTCCTTTTGCATGGGAAAACATTTCTTACCAATCTAAATTGCTTACCTTTGATTAAAAAGGGCTTTATTGGACACGTAACATGGGTTTAGATAttggttatgaaagaaaagggTATTTATAGGCTCAAAACATGTTTAAGAGATCTTAAGAATACGGATCACTAGTACTCGTTCCTAGAACTTCTTTTGGTCAAGGGATTCCTAGACCTCGTATTGTCTTTACAAAACTTCTTTTggactttttatctttttttattcgtTTGATTGTGAGCACCATCATCATATTTGCTATTTTGTATGGCATGCTCAAACTTTTTGAATTGTTTGAATTTCTTCATGCCCTTAGCTTTATTTGGGTACTTTTGATCATTGAGGATTATCTTGTATATCCTTGCAGTCGACTTGCTTTTCTAGTCATCGTACTCACCCTTAGTgcagggtgtgatcctagtcagggttaattttcaagcaaaatttacTAGGCTTATACGAGGAttgcaaatgatatttttaatattgtgaaAGTATTatcaaagatgatttttttctcatttcaaataCATGTATTTAAGATCAGTAaactttgttttcctttattgTGGTTAATTTGAACATGCAAAATGG
Coding sequences within it:
- the LOC133669282 gene encoding glycerol-3-phosphate dehydrogenase [NAD(+)] 2, chloroplastic isoform X3, with amino-acid sequence MAALLLEFPPPPFLNCNHHQFLSSSKTSLRLHNFPSKTPPPPPPPFTPTTTICFLSTVTSSAISKEEKEKGPHSTAVASTRAPDEGSQQDRRKVVQIAWEKLVRWSRSWRSKNNKTDLLERTNKVVVLGGGSFGTAMAAHVAYRKSSLEVQMLLRDPLLCQSINENHCNCKYFPEHKLPDNVIATTDAKAALLDADFCLHAVPVQFSSSFLEGIAEYVDPDLPFISLSKGLELNTLRMMSQIIPQALGNPYQPFVLLSGPSFALELMNKLPTAMVVASKDKKLAHATQQLLASSHLRISTSRDVTGVEIAGALKNVLAIAAGIVEGMNLGNNSMAALVAQGCSEIRWLATKCLHGAIKSFLVLSMSVIGKELWP
- the LOC133669282 gene encoding glycerol-3-phosphate dehydrogenase [NAD(+)], chloroplastic isoform X2; the protein is MAALLLEFPPPPFLNCNHHQFLSSSKTSLRLHNFPSKTPPPPPPPFTPTTTICFLSTVTSSAISKEEKEKGPHSTAVASTRAPDEGSQQDRRKVVQIAWEKLVRWSRSWRSKNNKTDLLERTNKFSSSFLEGIAEYVDPDLPFISLSKGLELNTLRMMSQIIPQALGNPYQPFVLLSGPSFALELMNKLPTAMVVASKDKKLAHATQQLLASSHLRISTSRDVTGVEIAGALKNVLAIAAGIVEGMNLGNNSMAALVAQGCSEIRWLATKMGAKPSTITGLSGTGDIMLTCFVNLSRNRTVGVRLGSGEKLDDILSSMNQVAEGVSTAGAVIALAQKYNVKMPVLTAVARIIDNELTPKKAVLELMSLPQVEEV
- the LOC133669282 gene encoding glycerol-3-phosphate dehydrogenase [NAD(+)] 2, chloroplastic isoform X1: MAALLLEFPPPPFLNCNHHQFLSSSKTSLRLHNFPSKTPPPPPPPFTPTTTICFLSTVTSSAISKEEKEKGPHSTAVASTRAPDEGSQQDRRKVVQIAWEKLVRWSRSWRSKNNKTDLLERTNKVVVLGGGSFGTAMAAHVAYRKSSLEVQMLLRDPLLCQSINENHCNCKYFPEHKLPDNVIATTDAKAALLDADFCLHAVPVQFSSSFLEGIAEYVDPDLPFISLSKGLELNTLRMMSQIIPQALGNPYQPFVLLSGPSFALELMNKLPTAMVVASKDKKLAHATQQLLASSHLRISTSRDVTGVEIAGALKNVLAIAAGIVEGMNLGNNSMAALVAQGCSEIRWLATKMGAKPSTITGLSGTGDIMLTCFVNLSRNRTVGVRLGSGEKLDDILSSMNQVAEGVSTAGAVIALAQKYNVKMPVLTAVARIIDNELTPKKAVLELMSLPQVEEV